A portion of the Gossypium arboreum isolate Shixiya-1 chromosome 8, ASM2569848v2, whole genome shotgun sequence genome contains these proteins:
- the LOC108484608 gene encoding uncharacterized protein LOC108484608 has protein sequence MQCSKEAVVRLFYNISSSSLLLLLFLYCSSILLSKFFYFIGSYPLIQRDHDGYEFSEEEEEEEEEYGGDRYNYRMNCMGSDRLVADIIHGRESLVFISDNSFNRTPNYIEDDDLTSEDQEYGSYSIEQLSAHYSSPCSDSEHHCHDDNETELLVEDEEIPTKDADSLQNFDVNQDGPTQTPMDSPIFTDLDESNHKVHNEEDDISSNREIKQRVETDFSRSSDKYFVIGPKKLESNKLLVHDKDTDEEIYGDSCTVGSTSKSSSEWRSSINCRDSGTDDPFSSSSRRSCPKWESYTVFQKYDEEMMFLHRVSAQKLQETESLSSIQACPRSISERIVHKFATMNKKPSDIRHNPYHELEAAYVGQICLTWEALNWNYKNFERKRAARKDFDCPAGIAQQFQQFQVLLQRYIENEPYEQGRRPVVYVRTRLLAPKLLLVPEYRDYEDDQRDEGFGSRISADSFLVIMEDGIQTFMKFLKADKEKPYQIIKALLGRKRKGLLDPTLVRLVKKVNAKKKMKLKDLGRTHKCLRKGKNKVEKMEILMGLIDLKVVSRVLRMRDLSEQQLHWCEEKMNKLRILEGGLQRDSSPLFFPAH, from the exons ATGCAATGTTCAAAGGAAGCTGTGGTTAGGTTGTTTTACAACATCTCAAGCTCCTCCTTGCTTCTCCTTCTCTTCCTTTACTGCTCTTCCATTTTGCTTTCCAAGTTCTTCTACTTCATTGGAAGTTATCCACTTATTCAGAG GGATCATGATGGATACGAGTTTTCCgaggaagaggaggaggaggaagaagAATATGGTGGTGATAGGTATAATTATAGGATGAACTGCATGGGAAGTGACCGCCTGGTGGCAGACATTATTCATGGTAGGGAATCACTTGTATTCATATCAGATAATAGTTTTAATAGGACTCCAAATTATATTGAGGATGATGACCTGACAAGTGAAGATCAAGAATATGGAAGCTATTCCATCGAACAGTTGTCTGCCCATTACTCATCACCTTGTTCAGATTCTGAACATCATTGTCATGATGACAATGAAACAGAATTGCTTGTTGAAGATGAAGAGATACCAACAAAAGATGCCGACTCACTTCAAAACTTTGATGTGAATCAAGATGGTCCAACCCAGACCCCCATGGACTCACCAATATTCACAGACCTAGACGAAAGTAATCATAAGGTCCACAATGAAGAAGATG ATATTAGCAGTAATCGAGAAATCAAACAACGGGTAGAAACAGATTTTTCAAGATCAAGTGACAAGTATTTTGTTATTGGACCAAAGAAATTGGAATCTAACAAGTTACTAGTTCATGACAAAGATACAGATGAAGAAATCTATGGGGACTCTTGCACGGTTGGCTCCACTTCTAAGAGCTCCTCCGAGTGGAGAAGCTCAATAAATTGCAGAGATTCAGGGACTGATGatccattttcttcttcttcaagaaGAAGTTGTCCCAAGTGGGAGTCCTACACGGTTTTCCAAAAATATGATGAAGAGATGATGTTCCTACACAGAGTTAGTGCGCAAAAACTCCAGGAAACAG AGTCACTAAGTTCCATCCAAGCTTGCCCAAGGTCGATATCAGAAAGAATAGTCCACAAGTTTGCCACAATGAACAAGAAGCCATCAGATATCAGACACAATCCATATCATGAACTAGAAGCTGCGTATGTAGGTCAAATTTGCTTAACATGGGAAGCTCTTAATTGGAATTACAAAAACTTTGAACGTAAAAGAGCTGCACGCAAAGATTTTGACTGTCCCGCCGGGATTGCTCAGCAGTTTCAGCAATTCCAAGTTCTTTTACAAAGATACATTGAAAATGAGCCTTATGAACAAGGGCGGAGACCCGTGGTCTATGTCAGGACGAGGCTGTTGGCACCCAAGTTGCTGTTGGTTCCTGAATATCGAG ATTACGAGGATGATCAAAGGGATGAAGGTTTTGGCTCAAGAATTTCAGCAGATTCATTTCTGGTGATAATGGAAGATGGAATCCAAACCTTCATGAAATTTCTCAAGGCAGACAAGGAGAAACCATATCAAATCATTAAAGCATTGCTTGGAAGGAAGAGAAAAGGTTTACTTGACCCAACACTTGTCCGACTCGTGAAAAAAGTTAATGCCAAA AAGAAGATGAAGCTTAAAGACCTTGGCAGGACTCACAAATGCTTAAGGAAAGGGAAAAACAAGGTGGAGAAGATGGAGATATTGATGGGTCTAATTGACCTAAAAGTGGTGTCAAGGGTGTTGAGAATGAGAGATCTAAGTGAACAACAGTTGCACTGGTGTGAAGAGAAGATGAACAAATTGAGGATTTTGGAAGGCGGTCTCCAAAGAGATTCCTCACCACTTTTTTTCCCTGCACATTGA